One genomic segment of Marinitoga piezophila KA3 includes these proteins:
- a CDS encoding uracil-DNA glycosylase, which translates to MGKMEDMDIISEKIKKCKGCSLSLSRNNVVVGEGSLDTPIMFVGEGPGANEDLQGRPFVGRAGNLLDKLLKEVAKINREDLYITNVVKCRPPKNRVPTGEEMEKCSHFLLAQVMTIKPKIIVALGSTALNYFLKQTVPITKHRGRFKEWYGDIYIFPTFHPSYLLRNRSEKEGSPLFYAKIDMQAIGYMYKQLKNNPDLDIKKLVTTVEKGVIAAENKINKG; encoded by the coding sequence ATGGGAAAAATGGAAGATATGGATATAATTAGCGAAAAAATAAAAAAATGTAAAGGGTGTTCTTTAAGTTTATCAAGAAATAATGTAGTAGTAGGTGAAGGGAGTTTAGATACACCTATAATGTTTGTTGGTGAAGGTCCTGGTGCAAATGAAGATTTACAGGGAAGACCATTTGTAGGAAGAGCAGGGAATTTACTTGATAAATTGTTAAAAGAAGTGGCAAAGATAAATAGAGAAGATTTATATATTACCAATGTGGTAAAATGTAGGCCGCCTAAAAACAGAGTGCCCACAGGCGAAGAAATGGAAAAATGCAGTCATTTTCTCCTTGCGCAGGTTATGACAATAAAACCAAAAATTATAGTTGCGTTAGGTTCTACAGCATTAAATTATTTTTTGAAGCAAACAGTTCCCATTACAAAACATAGAGGAAGATTCAAAGAATGGTATGGCGATATATATATATTCCCAACATTTCACCCAAGCTATCTTCTTAGAAATAGGAGTGAAAAAGAAGGATCTCCATTGTTTTATGCAAAAATTGATATGCAGGCGATAGGTTATATGTACAAACAGTTGAAAAATAATCCAGATTTAGATATAAAAAAGCTGGTAACAACGGTTGAAAAAGGCGTAATTGCAGCAGAAAATAAAATAAACAAAGGATGA
- a CDS encoding HU family DNA-binding protein has protein sequence MNKKELVSALAEKLSVTKKEAALFVDSFVDVVSEALSKGDNVKIVGFGTFEVVERKPRKGVNPQTKETIEIPGGKVPKFKAGKELKAKVK, from the coding sequence ATGAACAAAAAGGAACTCGTTAGTGCATTAGCTGAAAAATTATCCGTTACAAAGAAAGAAGCAGCTTTATTTGTTGATTCATTTGTAGACGTTGTGTCAGAAGCTTTATCAAAAGGCGACAACGTAAAAATCGTTGGGTTCGGTACTTTTGAAGTTGTAGAAAGAAAACCAAGAAAAGGTGTTAACCCACAAACAAAGGAAACTATTGAAATTCCTGGTGGAAAAGTACCTAAATTCAAAGCTGGTAAAGAATTAAAAGCAAAAGTAAAATAA
- a CDS encoding DUF58 domain-containing protein, with amino-acid sequence MRYKIKGLVWYSVIGVTINIFYFSNYTLLLLALLGYIWYDFFRKKAIIENIEIEYKLEYEKAFIDEIFEYRIYLKNNSNDGILLLVSPSNLLQRIRPLNQKVYLEPGERKKLIFNISFGTRGIKDIGRISIKYNTSLGFEFWKTKIVEKKVEVLPEFIYSEFNKESLKKLLPAQKSNIRVLEDVTYVENIDEYNNEPLNRINWKISAKYDRLMVKKYAHTSTGQVYMFVDLNLPDGIPKENIFWKNERKVYEEYALKATASIVKYQKEKYQDLNLVILGKEIKKISSNDWVEYFDTIASAYGDNNSDINLEKVLESEIPYLTFEDTVIIISIHLTDEIIPYLIKMRSKVSKVIVLVMPYGFRVETEGKLDVNNQEIFRVEAIELEKKAVLLEENHIIVRLVSPDDSLTEVFSSI; translated from the coding sequence GTGAGATATAAAATAAAAGGTCTCGTCTGGTACTCTGTTATAGGGGTAACAATAAATATATTTTATTTTAGCAATTATACATTGCTATTATTGGCATTATTGGGATATATCTGGTATGATTTTTTTAGAAAAAAAGCAATTATTGAGAATATAGAAATAGAATATAAATTAGAATATGAAAAGGCATTTATTGATGAAATCTTTGAATACAGAATATATTTAAAAAACAATTCTAATGATGGTATTTTATTACTTGTCTCACCATCGAACTTACTTCAGAGAATTCGACCATTAAATCAAAAGGTTTATCTTGAACCAGGTGAAAGAAAAAAACTGATTTTTAATATATCCTTTGGGACAAGAGGAATTAAAGATATAGGAAGAATTAGCATTAAATACAATACTTCATTGGGTTTTGAATTCTGGAAAACAAAAATCGTTGAAAAAAAGGTTGAAGTTTTGCCGGAATTTATATATTCTGAGTTTAACAAAGAAAGTTTGAAAAAGTTATTGCCAGCTCAAAAATCTAATATAAGAGTATTGGAAGACGTTACTTATGTTGAAAATATTGATGAATACAATAATGAACCATTAAACAGAATAAATTGGAAAATTTCAGCGAAATATGACAGGTTAATGGTAAAAAAATATGCACATACTTCAACAGGGCAGGTATATATGTTTGTTGACTTAAATTTGCCAGATGGTATTCCGAAAGAAAATATCTTCTGGAAAAATGAAAGAAAAGTATATGAAGAATATGCGTTAAAGGCGACCGCAAGTATTGTAAAATATCAAAAAGAAAAATATCAGGATCTTAACCTTGTTATATTGGGAAAAGAAATAAAAAAAATATCTTCAAACGATTGGGTTGAATATTTTGATACAATAGCTTCAGCATATGGGGATAATAATAGTGATATAAACCTTGAAAAAGTACTTGAATCAGAAATTCCGTATCTCACATTTGAAGATACAGTAATAATAATATCAATACATTTAACCGATGAAATAATTCCATATTTAATAAAAATGCGTTCAAAAGTTTCAAAAGTCATTGTGCTGGTTATGCCATATGGTTTTAGAGTTGAAACCGAAGGGAAACTGGATGTAAATAATCAGGAGATTTTCAGGGTTGAAGCTATTGAATTGGAGAAAAAAGCAGTATTACTTGAAGAAAATCATATAATTGTTAGGTTAGTTTCGCCAGATGATTCATTAACAGAAGTCTTTTCAAGTATTTGA
- a CDS encoding riboflavin synthase, protein MFTGIIQHLAKMNIINNKLIINNPFKNIQLGESISINGVCLTVEKIENSKLYFSIGEETYRKTNLRYYNNKIVNLERSLRLSDFVGGHIVTGHVDGITKFLGLRKSSNTFWMKFKIPQEKWAIATKGAITINGISLTIAKKELDTFEIQIIEHTYQNTNLKFLKISDFVNYEIDIIARYLKEQSEYIY, encoded by the coding sequence ATGTTTACAGGAATAATACAGCATTTAGCGAAAATGAATATTATAAATAATAAACTTATTATAAATAATCCTTTCAAAAATATTCAATTAGGGGAAAGCATTTCAATTAACGGTGTATGTTTAACTGTTGAAAAAATAGAAAATAGCAAGCTTTATTTTTCAATAGGAGAAGAAACATACAGAAAGACAAATTTAAGGTATTATAATAATAAAATTGTCAATCTCGAAAGGTCTTTAAGATTATCTGATTTTGTTGGAGGACATATTGTTACCGGTCACGTTGATGGAATAACAAAATTTTTAGGTTTAAGAAAATCTTCAAATACATTTTGGATGAAATTTAAAATTCCTCAAGAAAAATGGGCCATTGCAACAAAAGGGGCTATTACAATAAATGGAATAAGTTTGACAATTGCAAAAAAAGAATTAGATACCTTTGAAATACAAATAATAGAGCATACATATCAAAATACAAACTTAAAATTTCTAAAAATAAGTGATTTTGTTAATTATGAAATAGATATAATTGCTCGTTATTTAAAAGAACAATCTGAATATATTTATTAA
- the ribD gene encoding bifunctional diaminohydroxyphosphoribosylaminopyrimidine deaminase/5-amino-6-(5-phosphoribosylamino)uracil reductase RibD — MNHEYFMQLAINEAKKGIGKVNPNPLVGAIIVKNGKIISKGYHEYYGGRHAEVVAIENAKKRNIDLKGATMYVTLEPCSHFGKTPPCANRLVKEGFKEVYIGMLDPNPMVNGNGIKILKEHGIKVKYNILESEIKKLNEIFITYITKKRPFIALKFAMTMDGFIASEKFDSKWISNNMSRNFVHKLRNYYSSILIGANTLIKDNPNLTCRIKNGRNPIRIILDKDGKFYNKKLNIFMEKGQNIIFSNSKKEIKYKNTEIVNETNIHQILKILFERKIDSILVEGGATILSLFLKYNLVDKIHVFYAPKIIGKGISPFNNLKIDKIENSIRFKPVENKIFENNLYWELIPCLQE, encoded by the coding sequence TAAATGAAGCAAAAAAAGGAATAGGAAAGGTGAATCCAAATCCCTTGGTAGGAGCTATTATAGTAAAAAACGGAAAAATTATATCGAAAGGTTATCATGAATATTATGGTGGGAGACATGCAGAAGTTGTAGCTATTGAAAATGCCAAAAAAAGAAATATAGATTTAAAAGGAGCTACAATGTATGTAACTCTTGAACCATGTTCTCATTTTGGAAAAACTCCTCCATGTGCAAACAGACTGGTAAAGGAAGGATTTAAAGAGGTTTATATAGGTATGCTTGATCCAAATCCAATGGTAAATGGAAATGGAATAAAAATATTAAAAGAACACGGCATAAAAGTAAAATACAACATTTTAGAAAGTGAAATCAAAAAATTAAATGAAATTTTTATTACATATATAACTAAAAAAAGACCTTTTATTGCTTTAAAATTTGCTATGACAATGGATGGTTTCATTGCTTCAGAAAAATTTGATTCAAAATGGATATCAAATAATATGTCAAGAAATTTTGTACATAAATTAAGAAATTACTATTCATCAATTTTAATTGGAGCTAATACTTTAATAAAGGACAATCCAAATTTAACCTGTAGAATAAAAAATGGAAGAAATCCCATAAGAATTATTCTGGATAAAGACGGGAAATTTTATAATAAAAAATTAAATATTTTTATGGAAAAAGGGCAAAATATAATATTCTCAAATTCAAAAAAAGAAATAAAATACAAAAATACAGAAATAGTAAATGAAACAAACATACATCAAATTCTAAAAATATTATTTGAAAGAAAAATTGATAGTATTTTAGTTGAAGGCGGTGCAACAATTTTATCTTTATTTCTAAAATATAATCTTGTTGATAAAATTCATGTTTTTTATGCACCCAAAATTATTGGAAAGGGTATATCTCCTTTTAATAATTTAAAAATTGATAAAATAGAAAATTCCATCAGGTTTAAACCCGTAGAAAATAAAATTTTTGAGAATAACCTTTATTGGGAGTTGATACCATGTTTACAGGAATAA
- a CDS encoding Eco57I restriction-modification methylase domain-containing protein, whose product MYKKPIGFVETPELIAELMVKLTGKNKNSLTLDTGCGRGVFLKKLQEYGFNNVYGIEMNKEFYKLCKEKYPQYEILAENFLTKNFKERFDLIMGNPPYVHYSDLPKRLSKQIKKIAKNAEADIYYAFIIKSIELLKEEGELIYIVPYHFFFNTHAAYLRNFMIKNGSFEIIIDLGEIRLFSKNPETIIFKYKKGIFEKKIKVLNIKNQQINDINKIRSDIEKVLEEKKSSELFEYYELPPFKKNTVWSTSEMRKWDIQEYKLLKDIAKIGVGFVSGYKKAFYISENEYQKMDNSSKELIKPFIKAKNCDRYIVNGFHRYIFIDKSIEEKILKEKYPEIYIRLLKHKKEMSERFLPGRTKWYQWQAARNYKFLMENPGKRIYVPALDRKPYNRFSFSEESYFPSGDVLFIQPYLEKDIYFLLGYLNSLFFREYYISYGGKRGGRMSFTQKLLENIKIPEFDLTIQDEISHITKEIIRLKKQKKETKIYEEQIEEVIKKNIKKIYV is encoded by the coding sequence ATGTATAAAAAACCAATAGGTTTTGTAGAAACACCTGAATTAATAGCAGAATTAATGGTTAAATTAACCGGCAAAAATAAAAACTCCCTTACCCTGGATACTGGATGCGGAAGGGGAGTTTTTTTAAAAAAATTACAGGAGTATGGATTTAATAATGTATATGGAATAGAGATGAATAAAGAATTTTATAAATTATGCAAAGAAAAATATCCACAATATGAAATATTAGCAGAAAATTTTCTTACAAAAAACTTTAAAGAAAGATTTGATCTTATTATGGGTAATCCACCTTATGTACATTATAGTGATTTACCAAAGAGATTATCCAAACAAATAAAAAAGATTGCAAAAAATGCTGAAGCGGATATTTATTATGCATTTATTATAAAATCAATAGAGTTATTAAAAGAAGAAGGAGAACTTATATATATAGTTCCATACCATTTCTTTTTTAACACACATGCGGCATATTTAAGAAATTTTATGATAAAAAACGGATCTTTTGAGATTATAATAGATCTTGGAGAAATAAGGTTATTTTCAAAAAATCCTGAAACAATTATATTTAAGTATAAAAAAGGAATATTTGAAAAAAAAATAAAAGTATTAAATATCAAAAACCAGCAAATAAATGATATAAATAAAATTAGATCAGATATTGAAAAAGTTCTGGAAGAAAAAAAAAGCAGTGAGCTTTTTGAATATTATGAATTACCGCCATTTAAAAAAAATACTGTATGGTCAACATCAGAAATGCGAAAATGGGATATTCAAGAATATAAATTATTAAAAGATATAGCAAAAATAGGTGTAGGATTTGTATCTGGATATAAAAAAGCTTTCTATATTTCTGAAAATGAGTATCAAAAAATGGATAACTCATCAAAAGAACTCATAAAACCGTTTATAAAAGCTAAAAATTGCGATAGATATATAGTAAATGGTTTTCATAGATATATATTTATAGATAAAAGCATTGAAGAAAAAATTTTGAAAGAAAAGTATCCAGAAATATACATAAGATTATTAAAACACAAAAAAGAAATGTCAGAAAGGTTTTTGCCAGGGAGAACAAAATGGTATCAATGGCAGGCGGCAAGAAACTATAAATTTTTAATGGAAAATCCAGGTAAAAGAATATATGTTCCAGCATTAGATAGAAAACCATATAATCGTTTTAGTTTTTCAGAAGAAAGTTATTTCCCTTCAGGAGATGTATTGTTTATTCAACCGTATTTAGAAAAAGATATATATTTTCTTTTAGGATATTTAAATTCGCTATTTTTTAGAGAGTATTATATATCCTATGGCGGGAAGCGTGGCGGAAGAATGTCTTTTACACAAAAATTGCTTGAAAATATAAAAATACCTGAATTTGATTTAACAATACAAGATGAAATTTCTCATATTACTAAAGAAATAATAAGATTGAAAAAACAGAAAAAGGAAACAAAAATATATGAAGAACAAATAGAAGAAGTTATAAAGAAGAATATAAAAAAGATATATGTATAA
- a CDS encoding asparagine synthetase A yields MKESMERKVDTVPLVKEYMENPVFKDATLIQSEILKGIRHVLDEKGFVELLPVTVSPITDPLNHPHFEAEFEYYGQKYSVTKSMILHKQVAVLVHKKIYIVSPNVRLETEDKMHSGRHLFDFVQIDMEMLESPREVVFDVMEDAIIHTIKTIKEKYPEIIEKYHPSLKVPEKPFKCYTVKELKEKYGEDYEKRASLEATEPFWMIDIPLLEREFYDKQDPERPDVLLDFDLIYPEGYEEAISGGEREHEYEQILKRMELKGTPPEAFQDYLEVAKAGLLKHSAGCGIGIERFTRWILALDHVEKTRLFAKTPGKHSI; encoded by the coding sequence ATGAAAGAAAGTATGGAAAGAAAGGTTGACACGGTACCATTGGTAAAGGAATATATGGAAAATCCTGTATTTAAAGACGCTACACTTATTCAAAGCGAAATTTTAAAAGGAATTAGACATGTATTGGATGAAAAAGGATTTGTGGAATTATTGCCTGTAACTGTTTCACCTATTACTGATCCACTAAACCATCCACATTTTGAAGCTGAATTTGAATATTATGGACAAAAGTATTCAGTTACAAAATCTATGATTTTACACAAGCAGGTTGCTGTTCTTGTTCATAAAAAGATTTATATTGTTTCACCAAACGTTAGATTGGAAACAGAGGACAAAATGCATTCAGGAAGACATTTATTTGATTTTGTTCAAATAGATATGGAAATGTTAGAATCACCAAGAGAGGTTGTATTTGATGTAATGGAAGATGCCATTATCCATACAATAAAAACAATAAAAGAAAAATATCCTGAGATTATTGAAAAGTATCATCCTTCTTTGAAAGTTCCTGAAAAACCTTTTAAATGCTATACCGTAAAGGAATTAAAGGAAAAATATGGCGAGGACTATGAGAAAAGAGCTTCTCTTGAAGCAACTGAACCATTCTGGATGATCGATATTCCACTTTTAGAAAGAGAATTCTATGATAAACAGGATCCTGAAAGACCTGATGTTTTATTGGATTTTGATTTGATTTACCCTGAAGGTTATGAAGAAGCTATATCCGGTGGGGAGAGGGAGCATGAATACGAACAGATTCTAAAAAGAATGGAGTTAAAGGGAACTCCACCAGAGGCTTTCCAGGATTATCTGGAAGTTGCAAAAGCTGGTTTGTTAAAACATTCTGCCGGATGTGGAATTGGAATAGAAAGATTTACAAGATGGATTTTAGCGCTCGATCATGTTGAAAAAACCAGACTTTTTGCAAAAACTCCTGGAAAGCACTCTATCTAA
- a CDS encoding DUF190 domain-containing protein, with the protein MKFLRIYLGEGDHCDGTPVYKHIVKLCYDHGIKGVTVLKGIMGFGEKHHVHRVDFFTLSEDLPIVVEIVDSSDKIEKIIEEVKKCNFDGLVVYWDVESIRIEKNK; encoded by the coding sequence ATGAAATTTTTAAGAATTTATCTTGGTGAAGGTGATCATTGCGATGGAACCCCTGTATATAAACATATAGTAAAATTATGTTATGACCATGGAATTAAAGGAGTTACTGTTTTAAAAGGGATAATGGGTTTTGGAGAAAAACATCATGTACATAGAGTTGATTTTTTTACATTAAGTGAAGATTTGCCAATAGTAGTTGAAATAGTAGATTCCAGCGATAAAATAGAAAAGATAATTGAAGAAGTAAAAAAATGTAATTTTGATGGGTTAGTTGTATATTGGGATGTTGAAAGCATAAGAATAGAAAAAAACAAGTAA
- a CDS encoding AAA family ATPase: MLAEKLTNKIISNVNEVIKGKDEKIKYVLATFFSEGHVLLEDVPGTGKTILARAIAKSFNLDFKRVQFTPDLLPNDLIGLYIFDKNKNEFVLKKGPIFTNILLGDEINRATPRTQSALLESLAENQVSIDGITHKLEKHFFVIATQNPIEFEGTFPLPEAQVDRFMIRLSLGYPDPQYEVEMLNSQEKEHPINHIESVSSAEELSEVKKEVNNVLVSDEIKEYIIEIVNRTRNHKDIKVGASPRGSIALMKLSKSVAAIEGRDFVIPDDVKNIAKYVLAHRIILKAEAKIKKVSPYDLISDILEEVRVIR; the protein is encoded by the coding sequence ATGTTAGCAGAAAAACTAACTAATAAAATAATATCAAATGTGAATGAAGTAATAAAAGGAAAAGATGAAAAAATAAAATATGTATTAGCAACGTTTTTTAGTGAAGGACATGTTTTATTAGAAGATGTTCCAGGAACAGGAAAAACAATACTTGCAAGAGCAATTGCAAAATCATTTAATCTTGATTTTAAAAGGGTTCAATTTACACCGGACTTACTTCCAAACGATTTAATAGGTTTATATATATTCGATAAAAATAAAAATGAATTTGTCTTAAAAAAAGGTCCTATTTTTACCAATATATTACTTGGTGATGAAATAAACAGAGCAACGCCAAGAACACAATCAGCATTGCTTGAATCACTTGCTGAAAATCAGGTGTCTATAGATGGAATAACCCACAAACTTGAAAAACATTTTTTTGTAATTGCCACGCAAAACCCAATTGAGTTCGAAGGAACATTTCCATTACCAGAAGCACAGGTAGATAGATTTATGATTAGATTATCCTTAGGATATCCTGATCCTCAATATGAAGTTGAAATGTTAAATTCGCAGGAAAAAGAACATCCTATAAATCATATAGAAAGTGTATCTTCTGCTGAAGAATTATCAGAAGTGAAAAAAGAAGTAAATAATGTACTTGTTTCCGATGAAATAAAAGAATATATTATTGAAATAGTTAATAGAACAAGAAATCACAAAGATATAAAGGTAGGTGCCAGTCCAAGAGGTTCTATTGCTTTAATGAAATTATCAAAAAGCGTTGCTGCAATAGAAGGAAGGGATTTTGTTATTCCAGATGATGTAAAAAACATAGCAAAATATGTTTTGGCACATAGAATAATTCTCAAAGCAGAAGCAAAAATAAAAAAAGTATCACCATATGACTTAATAAGCGATATATTAGAAGAAGTAAGAGTTATAAGGTGA
- the crcB gene encoding fluoride efflux transporter CrcB has translation MNLIYIGIGGFLGAISRYLVSKYVNTAFPFSNMPYGTLMVNLIGAFVLSFLMSLSIYRLELPKNFMLFFTTGFIGSFTTFSTFMYETIVLSEEGFNVYSLLYLSISVFLGLLFAFLGYALGRLGT, from the coding sequence ATGAACTTGATTTATATTGGTATTGGAGGATTTTTAGGAGCAATATCGAGGTATCTTGTATCAAAATATGTAAATACAGCATTTCCATTTTCAAATATGCCTTATGGAACATTAATGGTAAATTTAATAGGTGCATTTGTTTTGAGTTTTTTAATGTCGCTGAGTATATACAGACTTGAACTACCTAAAAATTTTATGTTATTTTTCACCACAGGGTTTATAGGCTCTTTTACCACATTCTCAACATTTATGTATGAAACAATAGTTTTAAGTGAAGAAGGGTTTAATGTATATTCATTATTGTATCTATCAATAAGCGTGTTTTTAGGTCTTTTATTTGCATTTCTTGGCTATGCATTGGGGAGGTTGGGAACATGA